A part of Salmo trutta chromosome 15, fSalTru1.1, whole genome shotgun sequence genomic DNA contains:
- the LOC115148285 gene encoding olfactory receptor 51I2-like, translated as MENRTYNDHVLLLEGLKVTQQSTYAAFTLLLIIYIFIMVANIGLIVLISMERSLHQPMYILFCNLPLNDIVGATAMIPRLLWDILTAAPERYITYIECVIQAFCAHLFGTTSHTVLMIMAFDRYVAICNPLRYATIMTNKMVIRLSVSAWGVAIVLVGILLGLTIRLSRCRSNIFNPYCDNPSLFKLSCESVLINNIYGFAFTVVLFVSSIGSISLTYLKIAIVCLSSKNSSLNSKALTTCSTHLLVYLIVIGFGVTIIILHRFPKYAELGQMCSVLFLVIPNCLNPIIYGLQTKEIKQRIFRMFHRAKVAA; from the coding sequence ATGGAAAACCGTACATACAATGACCACGTTCTCCTTCTGGAGGGGTTAAAGGTCACTCAACAGTCCACGTACGCTGCCTTcaccctcctcctcatcatctacATCTTTATCATGGTGGCCAACATTGGACTCATAGTATTGATCTCCATGGAGAGGAGCCTGCACCAGCCCATGTACATCCTCTTCTGCAACCTGCCTCTTAATGACATAGTCGGGGCTACAGCGATGATACCTCGTCTGTTATGGGACATTTTGACCGCAGCGCCTGAGCGATATATCACTTACATAGAGTGTGTCATTCAGGCTTTCTGTGCTCATTTATTTGGTACAACATCAcacaccgttctcatgatcatggcCTTTGACAGGTATGTGGCCATCTGCAACCCCTTGCGGTATGCTACCATCATGACAAACAAAATGGTTATCAggctgtctgtgtctgcctggGGGGTGGCCATAGTCTTAGTGGGGATTCTGCTGGGCCTCACCATCCGCCTGTCACGCTGCAGGTCTAACATATTTAACCCTTACTGCGACAACCCCTCCTTATTCAAGCTCTCCTGTGAGAGTGTGCTTATAAATAACATATACGGCTTCGCCTTTACTGTTGTGCTGTTTGTCTCGTCCATAGGCAGCATCAGTCTCACCTATCTCAAGATCGCCATTGTGTGTCTGAGCAGTAAAAACAGCTCTTTAAACAGCAAGGCCCTGACAACCTGCAGCACACACTTACTGGTCTACCTCATTGTGATTGGATTTGGAGTCACCATTATCATCCTCCATCGCTTCCCAAAATATGCAGAACTTGGCCAAATGTGTAGTGTGCTGTTCCTCGTGATCCCTAATTGTCTCAACCCCATAATATATGGTTTACAGACTAAAGAGATTAAACAGAGGATCTTTAGAATGTTTCACAGAGCCAAGGTGGCTGCATGA